Sequence from the Rutidosis leptorrhynchoides isolate AG116_Rl617_1_P2 chromosome 3, CSIRO_AGI_Rlap_v1, whole genome shotgun sequence genome:
CAAAACATGCTCTGAACTCTAAAGCATAAAGTGTTGCTTCAATAATTTGCTCATTTTGATGGTTTCACCTTAACCAACTTTGTaagacgatgacgatgatgatgatatgctATTGTGGCTTAACCAACTTTTTTTTATCTATGAATAAATGTTTAATTTTTGAAAGCTCATTTGCACGTACAACCCAACTTTGTTACTTTCATCTTTTCATTTGAATGGTATTTGTAACAAAACTCGCTTTAGAGATTTGGGTTTTGCAAGTTTTAAGTTTTATGATGCGTTGTGGAGGAATTTGAAATATCTTCAACGGTTTTTGTTAATCTTTTGTATGcaggtattattactattatttgatTTGTCATGAGTTTGAATTTCAATtgttatatgtatttattattcaCATATATTGCGTTACTCTTAGTTATATCATTAAGATaaataacttattaaaaatatatatttaaaattatgcATGAATAAAATACCCGAGAATAGTTATAATCATGTGAATTCAACAATTTTCTTGAAATTCAAGGGACAATGTGCGACGTGAggtgcgataatcacatgtgattgaaaaaaaatcaattttttatcaattttttttttcaatcacatatgattggatttgacatgcataatcacatgtgacttGGTTTTACAATCACATCTCATTGGCATGCAGAATTATATGTCATTTACTGCATATCATATCAaatatcacatgtgattgaaaaaaaattgaaaaaaaatatttttgaaaaaaaaatataattttttttaaatatttttttttaaataaattttttttaatcacatatGATAGTCGCGTCACATGTCGTACTCTGATTAATCCATTCAATCTCAATTTAAAAGTTGAATTCATCCTGAGAATATAGTTATAAACTGATTCAGCTAAATATAATCCCACGTGTTTGCATCCATCTATTTCATCAACCCGCCAAAAAGCAAATTACTTCGGAACAGAaacgaaaatttcaaattcctaacTCATAATCTCAACCGTCCAAATCTCATTCAACAAATCAACGGTATAAACTCACGATCAACGTGACCCATACTCCACCAATCAAATTTACTCTCCCACACACTACTTAAACAAACACTCCACTTTACAATTACCAAACTCATTCAACACAAACTCAGTAAACAAACAAACAATGGCACCAAAAGCAGCCGAAAAAAAGCCAGCCGCCGAGAAGAAACCGGCAGCCGAGAAGAAACCAAGCGCCGGGAAAAAGCTCCCGAAAGAAACAACGGCAGCCGGAGCAGATAAGAAGAAGAAAAGGCACAAAAAGTCTGTTGAAACGTACAAGATTTACATCTTTAAGGTGTTGAAACAAGTTCATCCAGATATTGGGATATCAAGTAAAGCAATGGGAATAATGAATTCCtttattaatgatatttttgaGAAACTTGCACAAGAAGCTTCTAAATTGGCTAGGTATAATAAGAAGAACACGTTGTCATCACGTGAGATTCAAACTGCTGTTAGACTTGTGTTGCCTGGTGAGCTTGCAAAACATGCCGTTTCGGAGGGCACTAAAGCTGTTACCAAGTTTACTAGTTCT
This genomic interval carries:
- the LOC139898540 gene encoding histone H2B-like, with product MAPKAAEKKPAAEKKPAAEKKPSAGKKLPKETTAAGADKKKKRHKKSVETYKIYIFKVLKQVHPDIGISSKAMGIMNSFINDIFEKLAQEASKLARYNKKNTLSSREIQTAVRLVLPGELAKHAVSEGTKAVTKFTSS